Genomic window (Nicotiana sylvestris chromosome 7, ASM39365v2, whole genome shotgun sequence):
GAATCATTAGTGATTTTCAATcttgaatatggttgttgtgggccctcgactctatcctctttaacaatccagTTGTGTGAGGGGTGAGATATTtttgttgcaagtccaagtacccgtgcgaatggtctagaacttgccccgaatgtgtttctagaagtgattgtaggctctccatGACCCGATTGAAATTTTCCATGTCCCACCAATGTGATTATCCCTAGTCAACTCATTTGAGCCTAAAATctttctcatttgataaccattttacaagcctttacccgttttgTAGTGACCCCCTCTTGGCACCCGAGATATCCTTAACACTCTTgagaaacaattggctaaaacatAAGTTTTGGGGAGAGACGAGGAGGTTAAATGTGGTATCGaggaacaaaaagagaaaagaaatgaagaagaggtaaagcaaagaaaaagaaagaacaaaaaaatgcaaaaagaaagtgaataagttgaagatttgaagggattcaaagaaaagtaacgatgcaaagcatggagaaaacaaagaaggagaaaatgaatatcatgaccaagaaagagtgacgttaagtctctctagttcccctaaggaaaAGAAAATGCCTCAAAGAGTCGGCGAAACATGAAAcgaaaagagaaaatggagtgcttaaggaaagatgaactcGTTCTATTCAAACATATCCAACCTTAGTCCAAAAGAATTCATTACATTCCGAAAAAGCCCTACGTGATTTCAAACCGagtgaacttacattagtggtaatATACATGAGggacaagcatatggtacttagagccgtacttgtgacattttttgagagagatgagcgaacttttcacaaatctttgaattgagtgctacattcttaagtgagatatgctaacgaagagtagaggaggaggagtttgggatccacaatgacctacatcaaagagcgagcttccttgatgaataaagtcaactcttaaTGCTCAAGTGTCATATTTGAACTATTTGTGCTTAAAAATTCAAATCATTgtcttgttgataattcataagtgttatgggtaattgttggtcccaattgatatGTGATTGATGCATCTTAGATTAGTTATAATAGCTCTTAacttgtggaggtgggaattaccttattggcttgaggacaagcaaaagcttaagtttgggggagttgataagtaggggttttgactacttattagcgccttttagctTTCGTTTTAGTTCCAAAAGTGTTTAATTGTGTTTCtgaaaactgatgaaatatgcttaattgcagGAGTATTAGAAAATGAGCCActaagatgaaatccaactcaagaaggagtgatcTGAACTCAAGAACAAAAATAGGCATAGAAGctcaaagtgcggaccgcagaatatCATCTCCGGCCACAGGTTGTGAAGGCAAGCTTGTAataccctatatttttaaataagggtgtattggtcagaataataataataataataataataataataataataataataataataataataactataAGAAAGTAACAAAAAAGAAgcaaataatgaaacaaaataaacaaaacaaaaaaggattGCTAATGCTTCTGATTGTATATAAATTCTATACAAGAGACTAAATCGCTAATGCTTCTGATTCAATAAGAAACCAACATTTTGCAACTTAAGAACTTAATATTATTAAATTGCTCACCAAATAATGCACCCACCCTTTATTAATTCAAAACCCATCTGTTTTTAGTTCCAAAATATGTTCTATCCAATTTAATTAATAAACTCAACAGTAAAATTATACTAGTTCACAAATCCATACACTAGCAATATTGATCTAAGCAGAAGCATAtcgctaaaagaaaattgcacgAAACATCAAAATTGCACAAAAACACTAATTCAAAATTAATTAGATTAAGACAAGAAATGAACCTCAAACTTTGAATCTGAAACTTTAATTGTTTTACAGCTCTAAGCGAACTAAACCATGAATGACCCAATCGAACTCGACGAACTCGGCTCGGACCTCAACTCGACTCAAAAACCCGCACTGAAGAAGTATGGTGGCTCGTTCTGTCACTGTCTCCGTTTTTCCTATCCCTCTTTCTATTTCATTTTCAATTTCATGCTTATATAAAGATGGATGATTGTATTTCTGCTTTATTTTGTGTTAGGAGGATGTTTTTTTGTGGGGATGAGTAAGTCTTGGAGATTAAAGGGGTGGGATTTTGCTGGTCGTGGGAGTGTTGCTtggctttttctttttcttgttgttGCGCTAGCTTTAGGCGTAGGTCTCTTAAGCATTTTAGGTTAGCTTCTTTTTATAGGTTTAGGATTttagggtattgggcttgggttgttatgggttaggtccaaaaGTTAGGCCTAAAAAGGTGTTGTTTGAGcctaaattttattctttcttcgcgaacaagactaaaatactaccttatttattaattaattccacttaagtaaaatagctattaaaataagactgaccgttaaaacaaaactatttttggtatttttcaagattaaaaatgactacaaaacattaatgaaactattttttgtaatttttattatcttgtaataaaataaagtaaaagagtcaaaattagttgaaataacgatattaggcctaaattaaatatttacatgctaaaatataaaaaatcttgaggagggtcaaaaatcacatgtctacagatatgattgactttgacatgttgatgggaatggattggttatcttcttgATATGCTATAGTCGATTGCCATGCAAAGATAGTTAAGTTTGAGATACCAAATGAACCCAGTTTTATTCTAAGAGGGAGTCAGGTCCCAGAGACTTGCAAAATTGTATCTTTTATGAAGGCTCAACGACTTCTGAAGAAAGGTTGCTTGGGTCTCTTAGCTATTGTAAATGACACAAGAAAGGAAACAGTTAGCATAGAAAATGTACCCGTAGTGAGagaattttctgatgtatttcctgaggaTTTACCAGGATGGCCTCCAGTACGAGAAatagactttggtattgatttgctaCCTGACACACAGCCCATATCGAATGGCACCATCAGAGTTGAGGGAGCTAAAGAAACAGTTACAAGATTTgttagataagggttttattagacctagtgtatcattatggggtgcaccagtactattcgtaaagaagaaagatgaatccctgagaatgtgcatcgactacaggtagttgaacaagataacaatacgtaataaatatcctttgcctcgtatagatgacatgtttgatcagttacaagaagTTGCCCACTTTTCAAAAATTGACCTCCGTTCTGGTTATCATCAACTtacaatcaaagatgaagatatttctaagactgctttcagaactcgatataggcactatgagtttctggtgatgcctttcggactggcaatgctccagctgcattcatggatttaatgaataaGGTGTTCAAGTTGTTTCTGAATAGATTtgtaatagtatttattgatgaaaTACTGATATATTCTCGTAGCCAAGGAGAACACGAGAATCATCACAGGACTGTGTTGCAGACATTGCGAGAACATCGGCTTTatgttaagttctcgaagtgtgaattttggctagacTCATTTCTGGGGCATGTTGTTGCCAAAGATGGAATTatggtagatcctaagaagatagAAGCTGTGCAGAAATGGCCCACACCTACTTCTCCtacagagattcacagctttttAGGCTTAGCAGGCTATTACAGGTATTTTGTGAAGGATTTCTCCAGAATAGCAGCGCCACTGACCAAGCTAACACAGAAAAATGCAAAGTTTCAGTGGATGGAGGAATGTGAGCAAAGCTTTCAGAAGCTAAAAACGTGTCTGATAACTGCACCAATATTAGCCTTACCATCAGGTTCTGGAGGATTTTCAGTATTTTGTGACACCTCAAGGGTGCGATTAGGATGTGTTCTCATGCAAAATGGTcgtgttattgcttatgcttcgagacaATTGAAAAAGCACAAGCAAAACTATCCTACACATGATTTGGAGATGGTTGTAGTGGTATTTGCTCTAAAAATTTGGAGACATTATATACGGCGAAACTTGTGAGATTTTACTGACCATAAAattctgaagtatatctttcagcagAGAGATCTAAATCTTCGGCAGCGTCATTGGATGGAACTACACAAAGACTATGATTgttctattttgtatcatcctgaAAAAGCCAATGTGGTAGATGATGCATTGAGTAGAAaatctatggggagtttggcatatatagCCCATGCAAAGAGACTTTTGGCTAAATATATTTAGAGACTAGAAGATACAGGTATCAGATTTTGTGTCGGAAATTCAGAGGCATTGTTGGCTTGTGCTCAGGCTAAGTCTTCATTAGTTGAGCGCATTAAGGCCACCCAATATGAGGATGAATGATTATGCAAATACAGAGATGAGGTCTTAGCTAGTAAAAGCAAGGATATGATTGTTGAAACTGATGGTGTTCTTCAAATGGGTGACAGGCTATGTGTAGCAGACATAGATGGGTTGAGACATGTTATTCTTAAAGAAGCTTACAACACTAAATACACTATACATCCTGGATCCACAAAAATGTACCATGACCTGAAGCAATTTTATTGGTGGGAAggcatgaagaaagatattgctAACTTTGTTTCTAGTTGTTTGACTTGCCAGCAGGTCAAGGCTGAGCATCAGCGACCCACAAGACTACTACAACAaattgagattccagagtggaaatgggaaagAATTACTATAGATTTTGTCACCGGGCTACCACGAACCTTTAGAGgttaggactcggtatgggtgattgtagatcgactgACGAAATCATCACACTTTTTACCGGTGAAGACTACATATGGTGGAATCAGGTATGCACATATATTTATGAACGAAATTGTCCGACTTCATGGAGTTCCagtatccatcatctctgataGAGGATCACAGTTCACTTCACGCTTTTGGAAATCTTTTCAAGAAGCATTAGGTACACGAGTAGATCTTagtagcatttcatcctcagacagacgggcagtctgaacgtactattcagatcttggaggatatgttgagagcttgcattcttgagtttggaggtAGTTAGGACACTTATCTACCTTTAGCtaaatttgcttacaacaatagcttccaGTCCAGTATTCAAATGGCACTGTACGAAATATTGTATGGTAGAAGATGTCGTTCCCCTATCAGGTGGTTTAAAGCCGGTGAGTCTAACTTAATGGGACCTGACATAGTACAAGAATCTATGGACAAGGTCCAGTTGATCATACAGAGATTGCTTGGAGCTCAAAGAAGACAAAAATCTTATGCGGATAAGAGAAGAAGAGAGTTAGTGTTCACAATTGGGGACAAAGTGTTCCTATGAGTCTctcctatgaaaggtgtgatgcggtttgggaaaagaggcaagatgagccccaggtttataggACCGTATGAGATAATAGACCGAGTGGGAGTGGTGACTTATCGTTTGGCACTTCATCCTGAGTTGTCCTTTATTCATCTAGTTTTTCATGTCTCAATGCTAAGAAAATGTATATCAGACTCATCTCAAGTGCTTGAAGCACTTGATATACCGCTTGATGAGAAGTTGTCTTACGAGGAGAAACCGATGGATATTGTTGATAGACAGATAAGAAAACTACGGTCAAAAGAAATCGTGTTCGTGAAAGTCTTATGGAGAAATCATACAGTTGAAGAAGCTACTTGGGAAATAGAAGATACTATGCGAGTCAAGTACCTCCATTTATTTCAGTCTACAGGTATGTACTTGAGTTAAATTCGGGGACCGAATTTCATAAGGTGTGGAGGATGTAATaccttatattttttaaataagggtgtattggtcat
Coding sequences:
- the LOC138873948 gene encoding uncharacterized protein; its protein translation is MIVETDGVLQMGDRLCVADIDGLRHVILKEAYNTKYTIHPGSTKMYHDLKQFYWWEGMKKDIANFVSSCLTCQQVKAEHQRPTRLLQQIEIPEWKWERITIDFVTGLPRTFRDSSQVLEALDIPLDEKLSYEEKPMDIVDRQIRKLRSKEIVFVKVLWRNHTVEEATWEIEDTMRVKYLHLFQSTGAAGFREKKGEKKKKKKKKKKKKKKKKKKKKKKKKKKKKALDKGLKKNWELKLKVFDSRG